The genomic segment TTGTTACCAATAGAATGCTAAGAGAGAGAGATTTCTGTTCATGTTTCCTCCAAAAACAATGGTATTGCTTCAGCGAAAAACGCCTCCACCCATTTATCATTATAGATATAATAAATGATCGGAAGTGTCAATATTCATTTAACGAAAATTTTCACTTTTTACCCTATCTGGACATCATTTCCTGCTAATGTTAACTTGTTTGCAGGAACGGGGGTGCCGGCGAGTCTCGCCGCGCTGAGAACAAACCCCTTGAACCTGACCGGGGTAATGCCCGCGTAGGGAGATGTCCACCGTGCTTTTAATCGTCATTCACCGGCACCGTCTCCCGACCGCCTTGGCCTCGGGAGATTTTCGTTTTTAAGGAGAACCGCATGCCGACTTTGCTCGAACAGATCCGCGCCGGACAAATCCCGGAAGCGGTGCGAATCGTCGCGGCCGACGAACAGCTGTCCGTGGAACTGCTTGCCGAACGGATCGCCGCCGGCCGCGTCGTGATTCCGCGTCACAACCGCCGCGACTTCCACCCGCTGGGCATCGGCCTGGGCCTGCGCACCAAGATCAACGCCAACATCGGCACCAGCCCCAGCCACCATTCGATCGAGGAAGAAAAAATCAAGCTGGGCGTCAGCATCAAGGCCGGCGCCGATTCGGTGATGGACCTGTCCACCGGCGGCGATCTGCGCGCGATCCGCCAGGCCCTGCTTGACGACTGCCCGGTGATGATGGGCGCCGTGCCGATCTACTACCTCTCCGCCGTGCTAGCCGCCCAGGGCCGCGACCTGATCGACTTCACCGTCGACGAATTATTCGCCGCCATCCAGGAACAATGCGCCAGCGGCATCGATTACATCACGGTGCACTGCGGCACGACGCGCCGCTCGCTCGAAGCGCTCGACAGCAGCCGCCGCGTCATGGGCATCGTCAGCCGGGGCGGCAGCATCCTCGCCGCCTGGATGAAGAAAAACGACGCCGAGAATCCGCTGTACGAATATTACGACCGCCTGCTCGCCATCGCGCACGAGTACGACGTCACCCTGTCGCTCGGCGATTCGCTACGGCCCGGCTCGGTGGTCGACGCGACCGACCGCGGCCAGATCGAGGAGCTGATCGTGCTGGGCGACCTGGCGCGGCGGGCCCGCGCGGCGGGCGTGCAGTCGATGATCGAGGGCCCCGGCCACGTGCCGCTCGATCAGGTGGCGGCGAACGTGCAGATTCAGAAACGGCTGTGCGACGGCGCGCCGTTCTACGTGCTCGGGCCGCTGACGACCGACGTCGCCCCGGGTTACGACCACATCACGGCGGCGATCGGCGGCGCGGTGGCGGCCATGGCCGGCGCGGATTTTCTCTGCTACGTCACGCCGGCCGAGCACCTGACCCTGCCCGACCTGAAGGACGTGCGGCAGGGCGTCATCGCCGCCAAGATCGCGGCCCATTCGGGCGACATCGCCAAGGGCGTGCCCGCGGCCGTCGAGCGCGACCGCGCGATGAGCGAGGCGCGCCAGCGCCTCGATTGGGAACGCATGTACGCGCTGTGCCTGGATCCCACGGTGGCGCGCGCCCGGCGCAAGGCCAGCGAGGACGCCGAGCGCGAGGTCTGCACGATGTGCGGCGAGTTGTGCGCGATCCGGACGTACCGCAAGGCGGTGGAGAAAAAATGATCGTCATCCGCCTCAACGAACGGCTCGTCGAAGTGCCCGCCGGCCTCACCGTCCGGCAGTTGCGCGACCAGACCATGCCGGAGGCGGATCTCATCGTCCACAACGGCTTCCCGCTGCAGAACGATTTGCCGTTGCAATACGGCGACACGGTCGTGCTGATCGCCCGCGAGCGGCGGCCCAGCGCCGCGGAACTCGAATCGCTGTTGAGCGCGCGGCATTCGCCGGGCGTGCTGGAGAAGGTGAAGCGGGCGGCGGTCGGCGTGGCCGGCCTCGGCGGGTTGGGCAGCGCCGTGGCGGTAGCCCTGGCGCGCACGGGCGTCGGCAAACTGGTCCTGGCCGATTTCGATCTGGTGGAACCCAGCAACCTCAATCGGCAGCAATACTTCATCGACCAACTCGGCAGCCCCAAAACCGAGGCGCTGCTCGAAAATCTGCGGCGGATCAATCCCTACGCCGAGTTCACTCCCGTCCAGCAGCGCGTCACCGCGTCAAACGCGGCAACGGTTTTCGCGGCGTGCGGGATCGTCGCCGAATGCTTCGACGATCCGCAAAGCAAGGCGGAACTGGTCCAAGCCTTGCTGCGGGCGGGGAAAACGGTGGTGGCGGCCAGCGGCGTGGCGGGATCCGGCCC from the Myxococcales bacterium genome contains:
- the thiC gene encoding phosphomethylpyrimidine synthase ThiC, producing MPTLLEQIRAGQIPEAVRIVAADEQLSVELLAERIAAGRVVIPRHNRRDFHPLGIGLGLRTKINANIGTSPSHHSIEEEKIKLGVSIKAGADSVMDLSTGGDLRAIRQALLDDCPVMMGAVPIYYLSAVLAAQGRDLIDFTVDELFAAIQEQCASGIDYITVHCGTTRRSLEALDSSRRVMGIVSRGGSILAAWMKKNDAENPLYEYYDRLLAIAHEYDVTLSLGDSLRPGSVVDATDRGQIEELIVLGDLARRARAAGVQSMIEGPGHVPLDQVAANVQIQKRLCDGAPFYVLGPLTTDVAPGYDHITAAIGGAVAAMAGADFLCYVTPAEHLTLPDLKDVRQGVIAAKIAAHSGDIAKGVPAAVERDRAMSEARQRLDWERMYALCLDPTVARARRKASEDAEREVCTMCGELCAIRTYRKAVEKK
- the thiF gene encoding sulfur carrier protein ThiS adenylyltransferase ThiF, with amino-acid sequence MIVIRLNERLVEVPAGLTVRQLRDQTMPEADLIVHNGFPLQNDLPLQYGDTVVLIARERRPSAAELESLLSARHSPGVLEKVKRAAVGVAGLGGLGSAVAVALARTGVGKLVLADFDLVEPSNLNRQQYFIDQLGSPKTEALLENLRRINPYAEFTPVQQRVTASNAATVFAACGIVAECFDDPQSKAELVQALLRAGKTVVAASGVAGSGPANAIRTEKKMAKLYVVGDGVSAAAPGRGLMAPRVGIAAHHQANAILRLLLGEDPCHESD